A single region of the Pseudomonas granadensis genome encodes:
- a CDS encoding MFS transporter, translated as MTTTTALRDNAPAQPTNSATRVATASFIGTAIEFYDFYVYATAAALVIGPVFFPQTSGTAQMLSAFLTFGIAFLARPLGSALFGHFGDRVGRKSTLVASLLLMGVCTTLIGVLPGYDSIGAWAPILLCVLRFGQGLGLGGEWGGAALLATENAPKGKRAWFGMFPQLGPSIGFLAANGLFLTLAMTLDDEQFRSWGWRIPFLLSAALVMVGLYVRLKLHETPVFANAIARQERVKLPLVELFSQYWAPTLLGAAAMVVCYALFYISTVFSLSYGVSTLGYSRETFLGLLCFAVLFMAAATPLSAWASDRYGRKPVLIIGGVLAVLSGFLMEPLLTQGSTWGVALFLCIELFLMGVTFAPMGALLPELFPTHVRYTGASAAYNLGGIVGASAAPFFAQKLVAMGGLSYVGGYVSAAAVLSLIAVLCLKETKNNDLNRVA; from the coding sequence ATGACCACCACGACCGCTTTGCGCGACAACGCGCCTGCCCAGCCGACCAATTCCGCCACCCGCGTGGCGACGGCCAGTTTTATCGGCACCGCCATCGAGTTCTACGACTTCTACGTTTACGCCACCGCCGCCGCGCTGGTGATCGGGCCGGTGTTTTTTCCGCAAACATCGGGCACCGCACAGATGCTCTCGGCGTTTCTGACGTTCGGCATCGCCTTCCTCGCCCGCCCGCTCGGCTCGGCGCTGTTCGGCCACTTCGGTGACCGCGTCGGGCGCAAATCGACGTTGGTCGCCTCATTGCTGCTGATGGGCGTCTGCACCACATTGATCGGCGTGTTGCCGGGGTACGACAGCATCGGCGCATGGGCGCCGATTCTGTTGTGCGTGCTGCGCTTCGGCCAAGGTCTGGGGCTGGGCGGCGAATGGGGCGGAGCTGCGTTGCTGGCCACGGAAAACGCGCCGAAAGGCAAGCGCGCCTGGTTCGGCATGTTCCCGCAGCTGGGGCCTTCGATCGGTTTTCTCGCCGCCAACGGTCTGTTCCTGACCCTCGCCATGACCCTCGATGACGAGCAGTTCCGCAGCTGGGGCTGGCGCATTCCGTTTCTGCTCAGCGCCGCGCTGGTGATGGTCGGCCTGTATGTACGCCTCAAGCTGCACGAAACGCCGGTGTTCGCCAACGCGATTGCTCGTCAGGAGCGGGTGAAATTGCCGCTGGTTGAACTGTTCAGCCAATACTGGGCGCCGACCTTGCTGGGCGCAGCGGCGATGGTGGTGTGCTACGCGCTGTTCTATATCTCGACGGTGTTTTCCCTGAGCTACGGGGTGTCCACCCTGGGTTACAGCCGCGAGACCTTCCTCGGCTTGCTGTGCTTTGCAGTGCTGTTTATGGCCGCTGCGACGCCGTTGTCAGCCTGGGCGAGTGACCGTTACGGGCGCAAACCAGTGCTGATCATCGGCGGCGTGCTGGCGGTGCTTTCCGGGTTTCTGATGGAACCGTTGCTGACTCAGGGCTCGACCTGGGGCGTGGCGCTGTTCCTGTGCATCGAACTGTTCTTGATGGGCGTGACGTTCGCGCCGATGGGCGCGCTGTTGCCGGAGTTGTTTCCGACCCATGTGCGTTATACCGGCGCGTCGGCGGCGTATAACCTGGGCGGAATTGTCGGAGCCTCGGCGGCACCGTTCTTCGCGCAGAAACTGGTGGCAATGGGCGGTTTGAGTTATGTCGGCGGGTATGTGTCGGCGGCCGCGGTGCTGAGCTTGATTGCGGTGCTGTGCCTGAAGGAAACGAAGAATAACGATCTGAATCGGGTTGCCTGA
- a CDS encoding transporter associated domain-containing protein: MDGLPIGPMLAVFALLIVWSGLFTAVEIAQQQLLAQRTASRASDKPLAKLNFPLDSLILCNTLCRALAVVIATLLAIFLCAENGPWAACLGVGAILLVFADYFPRSVAQRYPDAVLGLGNTLLAVPLKIVYPFAWLFSRLSSLLMSPFVRKAQVVQHSEDEAPADRHDDAEHPVRAHPVSGIHALDNITVNDILVPRSDVDGINLDDPIEAIIEQLRHNERTRLPVFHSDINQVEAVLNTRQVGHLLSNGELTREALLAASYEPYFVPESTPLQLQLLNFHKQQRRLGMVVDEYGEVLGIVTLEDILEEIVGEFESEHSLDNPHIHPQADGRMVIDGAASIRELNKCLGWHLPSDGPKTLNGLVTEALETIPESAVCLKIGRYRLEILETEDNRVSKVLIWLTSSVPVLIPAR, encoded by the coding sequence ATGGACGGTTTGCCCATAGGGCCGATGCTCGCGGTATTCGCTCTGCTGATTGTGTGGTCAGGGCTGTTTACCGCCGTCGAAATCGCGCAACAGCAGTTGCTCGCGCAGCGCACCGCCTCGCGCGCCAGCGATAAGCCGCTGGCCAAGCTCAACTTTCCGCTCGACAGCCTGATCCTGTGCAACACCCTGTGCCGCGCGCTGGCGGTGGTGATTGCCACCTTGCTGGCGATTTTCCTTTGTGCGGAAAACGGCCCTTGGGCAGCATGCCTCGGCGTCGGCGCCATCCTGCTGGTGTTCGCCGATTACTTTCCGCGCAGCGTGGCCCAGCGTTATCCCGATGCAGTGCTGGGGCTCGGCAATACCCTGCTGGCGGTACCGCTGAAGATTGTCTATCCGTTTGCCTGGCTGTTCAGCCGCCTTAGCAGCCTTCTGATGAGCCCGTTCGTGCGCAAGGCCCAAGTCGTGCAACACAGCGAAGACGAAGCGCCCGCCGACCGCCACGACGATGCCGAGCATCCGGTTCGTGCGCACCCGGTCTCCGGGATCCACGCGCTGGACAACATCACCGTCAACGATATTCTGGTGCCGCGCAGTGACGTCGACGGCATCAACCTCGACGATCCGATCGAAGCGATCATCGAGCAACTGCGCCATAACGAACGCACGCGCCTGCCGGTGTTTCATAGCGACATCAATCAGGTCGAAGCGGTACTCAACACCCGTCAGGTCGGCCACTTGCTGAGCAACGGCGAACTTACGCGAGAAGCCCTGCTGGCAGCCAGCTACGAACCCTACTTCGTTCCAGAAAGCACCCCGTTGCAACTGCAACTGCTGAACTTTCACAAGCAACAGCGGCGCCTGGGCATGGTGGTCGACGAGTACGGCGAAGTGCTCGGTATCGTCACGCTGGAAGATATTCTCGAAGAGATCGTTGGCGAATTCGAAAGCGAGCACAGCCTCGATAACCCGCACATCCACCCGCAAGCCGACGGGCGCATGGTGATCGATGGTGCCGCGTCGATCCGCGAACTGAACAAATGCCTGGGCTGGCACCTGCCCAGCGACGGGCCGAAAACCCTCAACGGGCTGGTGACCGAGGCGTTGGAAACCATTCCGGAAAGCGCGGTTTGCCTGAAGATCGGCCGTTATCGCCTGGAAATCCTCGAGACCGAAGATAACCGCGTAAGCAAAGTACTGATCTGGTTGACCTCATCTGTGCCAGTCTTGATACCGGCACGCTAG
- a CDS encoding cytochrome C assembly family protein, with translation MLPLSPSLLTTLAAALLYAAATLYQSTRLATGAKANKRLLVSLGVLAVVAHGASLLTHLLTPIGLGLDFFSASSLIAAAVIALTLLACSRIPVENLLVLLFPLGAITVLLAQFAPTGTVQIIDEEPGILAHILLSILAYGMFTIAVFQALLLLVQDHQLKHKHPSGLIKNFPPLQTMESLLFGFLWAGWTLLSLSLISGWLFVENLFAQHLVHKTLLACLAWIVFSVLLWGRNRLGWRGHKAIRWTLAGFCLLMLAYFGSKLVREYILHI, from the coding sequence ATGCTCCCCTTGTCACCCAGCTTACTGACCACCCTCGCCGCCGCCCTCCTGTATGCCGCTGCGACCCTGTATCAAAGCACCCGTCTGGCCACTGGCGCCAAGGCGAACAAGCGCCTGCTGGTCAGCCTCGGCGTGCTCGCCGTCGTCGCCCACGGCGCCAGCCTGCTGACTCATCTGTTGACGCCGATCGGCCTGGGCCTGGATTTCTTCAGCGCCTCCAGCCTGATTGCCGCAGCGGTGATCGCGCTGACCCTGCTGGCCTGTTCGAGAATTCCGGTGGAGAACCTGCTGGTTCTGCTGTTCCCGCTCGGTGCAATCACCGTACTGCTGGCGCAATTCGCGCCGACCGGTACGGTGCAGATCATCGATGAAGAGCCGGGCATTCTCGCCCACATCCTGCTGTCGATCCTGGCCTACGGCATGTTCACCATCGCGGTGTTTCAGGCCTTGCTGCTGCTGGTGCAAGACCACCAGCTCAAGCACAAGCACCCGTCCGGGCTGATCAAGAACTTCCCGCCGCTGCAAACCATGGAAAGTCTGCTGTTCGGTTTCCTTTGGGCCGGCTGGACGCTGCTGTCGCTGTCGCTGATCTCCGGCTGGCTGTTCGTCGAGAACCTGTTCGCCCAGCATCTGGTGCACAAGACCCTGCTGGCGTGCCTGGCGTGGATCGTGTTCAGCGTGCTGCTGTGGGGGCGCAATCGCCTCGGCTGGCGCGGCCACAAGGCGATTCGCTGGACGCTCGCCGGTTTCTGCCTGCTGATGTTGGCGTATTTCGGCAGCAAACTGGTTCGCGAATACATTCTGCACATCTGA
- the ffh gene encoding signal recognition particle protein codes for MFENLTDRLSQTLRHVTGKAKLTEDNIKDTLREVRMALLEADVALPVVKDFVNSVKERAVGTEVSRSLTPGQAFVKIVQAELESLMGAANEDLNLSAVPPAVILMAGLQGAGKTTTAGKLARFLKERKKKSVMVVSADVYRPAAIKQLETLANDIGVTFFPSDLSQKPVDIASAAIKEAKLKFIDVVIVDTAGRLHIDEEMMGEIKALHAAINPVETLFVVDAMTGQDAANTAKAFGDALPLTGVILTKVDGDARGGAALSVRAITGKPIKFIGMGEKSEALDPFHPERIASRILGMGDVLSLIEQAEATLDKDKADKLAKKLKKGKGFDLEDFRDQLQQMKNMGGLGGLMDKLPSIGGVNLSQMGNAQNAAEKQFKQMEAIINSMTPAERRDPELISGSRKRRIAMGSGTQVQDIGRLIKQHKQMQKMMKKFSAKGGMAKMMRGMGGMLPGGGMPKM; via the coding sequence ATGTTTGAAAACTTAACCGACCGTCTCTCGCAGACGCTGCGCCATGTCACCGGCAAGGCGAAGCTGACCGAGGACAACATCAAAGACACCCTGCGTGAAGTGCGCATGGCGTTGCTCGAAGCCGACGTCGCGCTGCCGGTGGTCAAGGACTTCGTCAATTCGGTCAAGGAACGCGCCGTCGGCACCGAGGTGTCGCGCAGCCTGACGCCGGGCCAGGCGTTCGTGAAGATCGTCCAGGCCGAACTCGAAAGCCTGATGGGCGCCGCCAACGAAGACCTGAACCTGAGCGCCGTGCCGCCAGCAGTCATTCTGATGGCCGGTCTGCAGGGTGCCGGTAAAACCACCACCGCCGGCAAACTCGCGCGCTTCCTTAAAGAGCGCAAGAAGAAGTCGGTCATGGTCGTGTCGGCGGACGTTTACCGTCCTGCGGCGATCAAGCAGCTGGAAACCCTGGCCAACGACATCGGCGTGACGTTCTTTCCGTCCGACCTGAGCCAGAAGCCGGTCGACATCGCCAGCGCCGCTATTAAAGAAGCCAAGCTGAAATTCATCGACGTGGTCATCGTCGATACCGCCGGTCGTCTGCACATCGACGAAGAGATGATGGGCGAGATCAAGGCGCTGCACGCGGCGATCAACCCGGTCGAAACGCTGTTCGTGGTCGATGCCATGACCGGTCAGGACGCCGCCAACACGGCCAAGGCCTTTGGCGATGCGCTGCCGCTGACCGGCGTGATCCTGACCAAGGTCGACGGCGACGCCCGTGGCGGTGCTGCGCTGTCGGTGCGTGCCATCACCGGCAAGCCGATCAAGTTCATCGGTATGGGCGAGAAGAGCGAAGCGCTCGATCCGTTCCATCCCGAGCGTATCGCCTCGCGCATTCTCGGCATGGGCGACGTGCTCAGCCTGATCGAACAGGCCGAAGCGACGCTCGACAAGGACAAGGCCGACAAACTGGCCAAGAAGCTGAAGAAGGGCAAGGGCTTCGACCTCGAAGACTTCCGCGATCAGTTGCAACAGATGAAGAACATGGGCGGCCTCGGCGGGCTCATGGACAAACTGCCGAGCATCGGCGGCGTCAACCTGTCGCAGATGGGCAATGCCCAGAACGCCGCAGAGAAGCAGTTCAAGCAGATGGAAGCCATCATCAACTCGATGACCCCGGCCGAGCGCCGCGACCCGGAACTGATCAGTGGTTCGCGCAAGCGCCGCATCGCCATGGGTTCCGGCACTCAGGTGCAGGACATCGGCCGCTTGATCAAGCAGCACAAGCAGATGCAGAAGATGATGAAGAAATTCTCCGCCAAGGGCGGAATGGCGAAAATGATGCGCGGCATGGGCGGAATGTTGCCCGGCGGCGGCATGCCGAAAATGTGA
- the rpsP gene encoding 30S ribosomal protein S16: MLTIRLALGGSKKRPFYHLTVTDSRNPRDGSHKEQVGFFNPVARGQEVRLSVNQERVAYWLSVGAQPSERVAQLLKESAKAAA; encoded by the coding sequence ATGCTAACAATCCGTCTTGCCCTTGGCGGCTCCAAAAAGCGCCCGTTTTACCACCTGACCGTAACCGACTCGCGTAACCCGCGTGACGGCTCCCACAAAGAACAGGTTGGCTTCTTCAACCCTGTTGCCCGTGGTCAGGAAGTTCGTCTGTCCGTGAACCAAGAGCGCGTAGCCTACTGGCTGAGCGTTGGTGCACAGCCTTCTGAGCGCGTTGCTCAGTTGTTGAAGGAATCTGCCAAGGCTGCGGCCTGA
- the rimM gene encoding ribosome maturation factor RimM (Essential for efficient processing of 16S rRNA) — translation MNATPAVADDLIVIGKIYSVHGVRGEVKVYSFTDPTENLLQYKTWTLKREGNVKQVELVSGRGSDKFLVAKLKGLDDREEARLLAGYEICVPRNLFAELTEGEYYWYQLEGLKVIDTLGQLLGKIDHLLETGANDVMVVKPCAGSLDDRERLLPYTGQCVLAVDLAAGEMKVDWDADF, via the coding sequence ATGAACGCGACGCCTGCTGTTGCCGATGATTTGATCGTTATTGGCAAAATTTATTCTGTTCATGGCGTTCGCGGCGAAGTGAAGGTGTATTCCTTTACTGATCCGACTGAAAACCTGTTGCAGTACAAAACCTGGACGCTCAAGCGCGAAGGCAATGTCAAACAGGTCGAGCTGGTCAGTGGACGCGGGAGCGACAAGTTCCTGGTCGCCAAGCTCAAGGGTCTTGATGATCGTGAAGAAGCTCGTCTTCTGGCCGGTTACGAGATCTGCGTGCCGCGCAACCTGTTCGCTGAATTGACCGAAGGCGAGTACTACTGGTACCAGCTGGAAGGTCTGAAGGTCATCGACACCCTTGGGCAATTGCTCGGGAAAATCGATCATCTTCTGGAAACCGGCGCCAATGATGTAATGGTCGTCAAGCCTTGCGCTGGCAGCCTGGATGATCGCGAACGCCTGTTGCCGTATACCGGGCAATGCGTGTTGGCCGTCGACCTGGCCGCGGGCGAGATGAAGGTGGATTGGGACGCGGACTTCTGA
- the trmD gene encoding tRNA (guanosine(37)-N1)-methyltransferase TrmD: MFSAIGDYGITSRAVKQGLLQLTCWNPRDYTTDRHHTVDDRPFGGGPGMVMKIKPLEDALVQAKAAAGEAAKVIYLSPQGRQLTQSAVRELAQSDALILIAGRYEGIDERFIEAHVDEEWSIGDYVLSGGELPAMVLIDAVTRLLPGALGHADSAEEDSFTDGLLDCPHYTRPEVYADQRVPDVLLSGNHAHIRRWRLQQSLGRTYERRADLLESRSLSGEEKKLLEEYIRERDDS; encoded by the coding sequence ATGTTTTCCGCCATTGGCGATTACGGCATCACCAGTCGTGCGGTCAAACAGGGGCTTTTACAGCTGACCTGTTGGAATCCGCGAGATTACACGACGGATCGGCATCACACTGTGGACGATCGCCCGTTTGGCGGTGGTCCGGGCATGGTGATGAAGATCAAGCCCCTGGAAGATGCTCTGGTTCAGGCCAAGGCAGCAGCCGGGGAGGCGGCGAAGGTGATTTACCTGTCCCCCCAAGGCCGTCAGCTGACTCAGTCGGCGGTACGCGAGCTGGCACAATCGGATGCATTGATCCTGATTGCCGGCCGCTATGAAGGCATTGACGAGCGCTTTATTGAGGCTCATGTCGATGAAGAGTGGTCGATTGGCGACTATGTACTGTCTGGCGGCGAGCTGCCGGCCATGGTCCTGATCGATGCGGTTACACGACTGCTGCCTGGAGCTTTAGGGCATGCGGATTCCGCTGAGGAAGATTCCTTTACGGATGGTCTGCTGGATTGCCCGCACTACACCCGACCGGAGGTGTATGCGGATCAGCGTGTTCCCGACGTGTTGCTGAGTGGCAATCACGCGCATATCCGGCGTTGGCGTTTACAGCAGTCCCTTGGTAGGACCTATGAACGACGCGCCGATCTTCTGGAAAGCCGCTCGCTTTCTGGAGAAGAGAAGAAGCTGCTCGAGGAATACATCCGCGAGCGGGACGATAGTTAA
- the rplS gene encoding 50S ribosomal protein L19 — protein MTNKIILALEAEQMTKEIPTFAPGDTIVVQVKVKEGDRSRLQAFEGVVIAKRNRGVNSAFTVRKISNGVGVERTFQTYSPQIDSMAVKRRGDVRKAKLYYLRDLSGKAARIKEKLA, from the coding sequence ATGACCAACAAAATCATCCTTGCACTCGAAGCAGAGCAGATGACCAAAGAAATCCCTACCTTTGCCCCGGGCGACACCATTGTCGTTCAGGTGAAAGTGAAGGAAGGCGATCGTTCCCGTCTGCAAGCGTTCGAAGGCGTTGTCATCGCCAAGCGTAACCGCGGCGTGAACAGTGCGTTCACCGTTCGTAAAATCTCCAACGGTGTTGGCGTAGAACGTACTTTCCAGACCTACTCGCCGCAAATCGACAGCATGGCTGTCAAGCGTCGCGGTGACGTACGTAAAGCCAAGCTGTACTACCTGCGCGACCTGTCGGGTAAAGCAGCTCGCATCAAGGAAAAACTGGCTTAA